From one Gemmobacter sp. genomic stretch:
- a CDS encoding flagellar hook capping FlgD N-terminal domain-containing protein produces the protein MTTITATTPAAQTAQTTAQAGGTSVLSSDFDTFLKMLTVQIQNQDPLNPIESTEFAVQLATFAGVEQQIRTNDQLSGLSSQLGLSTMSQLSNWIGMEARVSGPAQFSGSPITLSPNPPALADTAQLIVLDASGTEVQRQTIAVSGAEIAWAGTDSTGAPLADGAYSFRLESFADGASLGVQEVEHYAVVREAQGDGAGGVRLVFDGGLTADASTASALRKPAGL, from the coding sequence ATGACCACCATCACCGCAACCACCCCCGCCGCGCAAACCGCCCAGACCACGGCCCAAGCCGGCGGCACCTCGGTCCTCAGTTCCGACTTCGACACGTTCCTGAAAATGCTGACCGTGCAGATCCAGAACCAGGATCCGCTCAACCCCATCGAATCGACCGAATTCGCGGTGCAGCTGGCCACCTTTGCCGGGGTGGAACAACAAATCCGCACCAATGACCAGCTGTCGGGCCTGTCGTCGCAACTTGGCCTGTCGACCATGTCGCAACTGTCGAACTGGATCGGGATGGAGGCGCGGGTCAGCGGCCCCGCGCAGTTCAGCGGCAGCCCGATCACCCTGTCGCCCAACCCGCCCGCACTGGCCGATACCGCCCAGCTGATCGTCCTGGACGCATCGGGAACCGAGGTGCAGCGCCAGACCATCGCCGTCTCTGGCGCCGAGATCGCCTGGGCCGGCACCGACAGTACCGGGGCCCCGCTGGCCGACGGAGCCTACAGCTTTCGGCTGGAAAGCTTTGCCGACGGTGCCTCGCTGGGCGTGCAGGAGGTGGAACATTACGCCGTGGTCCGCGAGGCGCAGGGCGATGGTGCAGGGGGCGTGCGGCTGGTGTTCGATGGCGGGCTGACGGCCGATGCCAGCACCGCCAGCGCCTTGCGCAAGCCCGCCGGGCTTTGA
- a CDS encoding flagellar hook-length control protein FliK — protein MSAPDAPPTVTEPLPTAGTSPPQMQLQAIQPAGPDIAAPAVIAPDHAQPQPLHRADNSTPAAPAPPPGQIAQAVLSATDQQIDLRLAPEELGRVQLTLHQDGDILRVHIVADRPETLDLLRRHAGELAQDLRAAGHEGATFSFGGSPRDQHAQRHTAPMADADPPPPPRPAPPQGHDGTLDLRL, from the coding sequence ATGTCTGCGCCGGACGCCCCGCCGACCGTCACCGAACCGCTGCCCACGGCGGGCACCAGCCCCCCCCAGATGCAGCTGCAAGCCATCCAGCCGGCCGGACCAGACATCGCGGCACCGGCCGTCATCGCCCCGGACCACGCCCAGCCCCAACCCCTGCACCGGGCCGACAACAGCACACCAGCCGCGCCCGCGCCACCGCCCGGCCAGATCGCCCAGGCGGTGCTGAGCGCGACCGACCAGCAGATCGACCTGCGCCTTGCGCCCGAGGAACTGGGCCGCGTGCAGCTGACCCTGCATCAGGATGGCGACATCCTGCGGGTGCATATCGTGGCCGACCGGCCCGAAACGCTGGACCTGTTGCGCCGCCATGCCGGAGAACTTGCGCAGGATCTGCGCGCGGCCGGGCATGAGGGGGCGACCTTCAGCTTTGGCGGATCGCCCCGCGACCAGCACGCACAGCGGCACACAGCCCCGATGGCCGATGCCGACCCGCCGCCACCGCCCCGCCCGGCCCCGCCGCAGGGGCACGACGGAACCCTTGACCTTCGCCTGTGA
- a CDS encoding rod-binding protein, whose protein sequence is MISPVSPSPALRDATLRARAQELEGQFLAEMLRHAGVAQTPDSFGGGIGEDQLASFLREAQASAIVRRGGLGLAEHIFTALKARADAPR, encoded by the coding sequence ATGATTTCCCCGGTTTCCCCATCCCCCGCCCTGCGGGACGCCACGCTGCGCGCCCGCGCGCAAGAGCTGGAGGGCCAGTTCCTGGCCGAAATGCTGCGCCATGCCGGCGTGGCGCAGACCCCCGATTCGTTCGGCGGTGGCATTGGCGAGGACCAGCTCGCCTCGTTCCTGCGCGAGGCGCAGGCGAGCGCGATCGTGCGGCGCGGCGGGCTGGGGCTGGCCGAACATATCTTCACCGCATTGAAAGCCCGCGCCGATGCGCCCCGCTGA
- a CDS encoding flagellin has protein sequence MSSILTNNSAMVALQTLKGINSNLEKTQQEISTGKSVANARDNAAVWAISKVMESDASAFDSISSSLNLGSSTVSVARSASEQVTELLSEVKDKIVASQEENVDRAKIQDDIVVLRDQISSIVGAAQFNGMNLLSNRQGGATVAQIVGNTGAGKGIKGSSEMSVLSSLDRSSTGSVKASSIVASKGDLGTQALTWGAGTDLAATAITGAGAIAAGASATLTVAGDTATVARGGNAVLAGDGYSVSGLTGISANIRYVARDGDTQADIAKGLVARINYEAEKAGVKITAEMDGTAGVKITNGTTAGITTTTAVSTAGTAAGGLALLGEIDVTTTEGGNAALAAIEGLTQTAIKAASEFGAAEKRIDIQNEFVGNLVDSLKSGIGSLVDADMEEASARLQALQVQQQLGVQALSIANQAPQSILSLFR, from the coding sequence ATGTCGTCGATTCTCACGAACAACAGCGCCATGGTTGCCCTTCAGACGCTGAAGGGGATCAACTCGAACCTCGAAAAGACCCAGCAGGAAATCTCGACGGGCAAATCGGTCGCCAATGCGCGCGACAATGCCGCGGTCTGGGCGATTTCCAAGGTGATGGAATCCGATGCCAGCGCCTTTGACAGCATTTCCAGCAGCCTCAACCTGGGTTCCTCCACCGTCTCGGTGGCCCGCAGTGCCTCGGAACAGGTGACGGAACTTCTGTCCGAGGTGAAGGACAAGATCGTGGCCTCGCAAGAGGAAAACGTCGATCGGGCGAAAATCCAGGACGATATCGTCGTCCTGCGCGATCAGATCAGCTCGATCGTCGGTGCGGCGCAGTTCAACGGCATGAACCTGCTGTCGAACCGCCAGGGCGGTGCCACCGTGGCGCAGATCGTTGGCAATACCGGCGCCGGCAAGGGGATCAAGGGATCGAGCGAGATGTCGGTCCTGTCGTCGCTCGACCGGTCGTCCACCGGCAGCGTCAAGGCGTCCAGCATCGTGGCCAGCAAGGGTGATCTGGGCACCCAGGCGCTGACCTGGGGCGCCGGAACCGACCTGGCCGCAACCGCGATTACCGGCGCCGGTGCCATCGCTGCGGGGGCTTCGGCCACGCTGACCGTGGCAGGGGATACCGCGACGGTTGCGCGGGGCGGCAATGCGGTTCTGGCCGGCGACGGCTACAGCGTCTCGGGCCTGACCGGCATCAGCGCGAATATCCGCTATGTTGCGCGCGATGGCGATACCCAGGCCGATATCGCCAAGGGTCTTGTCGCCCGCATCAACTATGAGGCCGAAAAGGCCGGCGTCAAGATCACCGCGGAAATGGACGGGACTGCCGGCGTCAAGATCACCAACGGCACCACCGCCGGCATCACCACCACGACGGCGGTGTCGACGGCTGGCACGGCCGCAGGTGGTCTGGCGCTGCTGGGTGAAATCGATGTCACCACGACCGAGGGTGGCAACGCCGCGCTTGCCGCCATCGAGGGGCTGACCCAGACGGCGATCAAGGCAGCCTCGGAATTCGGTGCTGCCGAAAAGCGGATCGACATCCAGAACGAGTTTGTCGGCAACCTGGTCGACTCGCTCAAATCCGGCATCGGCTCGCTGGTGGATGCTGACATGGAGGAGGCCTCGGCCAGGCTCCAGGCGCTGCAGGTGCAGCAGCAGCTGGGCGTGCAGGCGCTGTCCATCGCCAACCAGGCACCGCAGAGCATCCTGTCGCTGTTCCGCTAA
- the flaF gene encoding flagellar biosynthesis regulator FlaF — protein MTMMNIARTAYGQPQAPLRSPRSLEYDLLARVTQRLRSGWEARKTDFPALAAALADNRQVWSTLALDVANAGNGLPAPLRAQLFYLYQFTDQHSRKVLAGTASVEVLVDINMAVMRGLRGDTGGVL, from the coding sequence ATGACCATGATGAATATCGCCCGCACCGCCTATGGCCAGCCGCAGGCGCCCCTGCGCTCGCCCCGCAGCCTGGAATACGATCTGCTTGCCCGCGTGACGCAGCGTCTGCGCAGCGGGTGGGAAGCGCGCAAGACCGACTTTCCCGCCCTTGCCGCCGCCCTTGCCGACAACCGGCAGGTCTGGTCCACGCTGGCGCTGGATGTTGCCAATGCCGGCAACGGTCTGCCTGCACCGCTGCGGGCGCAGCTGTTCTACCTGTATCAGTTCACCGATCAGCACAGCCGCAAGGTGCTGGCCGGCACCGCCAGCGTCGAGGTTCTGGTCGATATCAACATGGCCGTGATGCGCGGCCTGCGCGGTGATACCGGGGGCGTGCTATGA
- the flbT gene encoding flagellar biosynthesis repressor FlbT produces the protein MSGLVLKLGPRERVLINGAVIENCDRRSKLAIMTPNAHILRLRDAIHPEQVTTPVRRVCYIAQLVLSGDAEAGDARLQLLRGIEQLSQVLTDHDSRALLAQASQSVVEGQHYQALKALRSLLPREERLFAAARA, from the coding sequence ATGAGCGGGCTTGTCCTGAAACTCGGCCCGCGCGAACGGGTGCTGATCAATGGCGCGGTGATCGAGAATTGCGACCGGCGGTCCAAGCTGGCGATCATGACCCCCAATGCGCATATCCTGCGGCTGCGCGATGCGATCCATCCCGAACAGGTCACCACCCCGGTGCGCCGGGTGTGCTACATTGCCCAGCTGGTCCTGTCGGGCGATGCCGAGGCGGGGGATGCCCGTCTGCAACTGTTGCGCGGGATCGAACAGCTGAGCCAGGTGCTGACCGACCATGACAGCCGGGCGCTGCTGGCGCAGGCCTCGCAAAGCGTGGTCGAGGGGCAGCATTACCAGGCGCTCAAGGCCCTGCGCAGCTTGCTGCCCCGAGAGGAGCGGCTGTTCGCCGCCGCCCGGGCATGA
- a CDS encoding DUF1217 domain-containing protein encodes MSFVPAIGLGGYGGWAVLKRTEAAQKAAFANQSSVKRDEAYFREKIGQVTTAEQLVSDRRLLNVALGAFGLEADVNNRYFIRKVLEDGTLAEGALALKLSDTRYREFSAAFGFDLSVPRTKLSDFADKILTQWKDRQFEVAVGQVDDSLRLSMNAERELAKLAGSTMGGEAKWYSVMGQAPLREVFETAFGLPGAFGTLDIDVQKAMLKQKAKAAFGDDSVAQFADPDRMAQLVKRYLLRDQVASMGTGMGASSVALTLVSQTALAMRG; translated from the coding sequence ATGAGCTTTGTTCCCGCCATCGGCCTTGGCGGCTATGGCGGCTGGGCCGTGCTGAAACGGACAGAGGCCGCACAGAAGGCGGCCTTTGCCAACCAGTCCAGCGTCAAACGGGACGAGGCGTATTTTCGCGAAAAGATCGGCCAGGTGACCACGGCCGAACAGCTGGTCAGCGACCGGCGCCTGCTGAACGTGGCGCTGGGCGCCTTCGGGCTGGAGGCGGATGTGAACAACCGCTACTTCATCCGCAAGGTGCTGGAGGATGGCACGCTGGCCGAAGGGGCGCTGGCGCTGAAACTGTCCGATACGCGCTACCGCGAGTTTTCCGCCGCCTTCGGATTTGACCTGTCGGTGCCCCGGACCAAGCTGTCGGATTTTGCCGACAAGATCCTGACGCAATGGAAGGATCGCCAGTTCGAGGTTGCGGTGGGCCAGGTCGATGACAGCCTGCGCCTGTCGATGAATGCCGAACGCGAATTGGCCAAGCTGGCCGGGTCCACCATGGGGGGCGAGGCGAAATGGTACAGTGTCATGGGTCAGGCCCCGCTGCGCGAGGTGTTCGAAACCGCCTTCGGCCTGCCAGGTGCCTTCGGCACGCTGGACATCGACGTGCAAAAAGCCATGCTGAAGCAAAAAGCCAAGGCTGCCTTTGGCGATGACAGCGTGGCGCAATTCGCCGATCCTGACCGCATGGCGCAACTGGTGAAGCGTTACTTGCTGCGCGACCAGGTGGCGTCGATGGGAACCGGCATGGGCGCCAGTTCGGTTGCGCTGACGCTGGTCAGCCAGACGGCGCTTGCCATGCGCGGCTAA
- a CDS encoding FliI/YscN family ATPase, translated as MTRTVFDGLRAAVAEVRVARRVGRIAALSRGVMEVTGLARDTALSDRVEILGRAGPIGGEVLALSRDRVTVLADGGTEGLGIGDAVLLAGPSEIAPDDSWIGRVIDPFGQPLDGQPLFRGPVARPLRAQAPPAASRRVLGGRLETGLRAFNTLLPLVRGQRIGLFAGSGVGKSSLLAKFAQGVQADVVVIALIGERGRELRAFTEQVLGPAGMARSIVVAATSDQAPLIRRRCAWAALAVAEHFRDQGLHVLLLADSVTRFAEAHREIALAAGEGASLRGYPPSVSHAIMSLAERAGPGPEGAGDITAVFSVLVPGSDMDEPVADILRGTLDGHVVLDRKIAERGRFPAVDLLRSVSRSLPDAASPEENALITRARQLLGAWDRAEMMVQAGLYAAGSDPLVDAAIKAWPGLDAFLSKDEPEDTRASFRQLAACLPRGG; from the coding sequence ATGACCAGAACGGTGTTCGATGGCCTGCGGGCCGCAGTGGCCGAGGTGCGCGTGGCGCGGCGGGTCGGGCGCATCGCCGCCCTGTCGCGCGGTGTGATGGAGGTGACGGGCCTGGCCCGGGACACCGCCCTGTCCGACCGGGTCGAGATCCTCGGCCGCGCCGGCCCGATCGGCGGAGAGGTGCTGGCCCTGTCGCGCGACCGCGTGACGGTGCTGGCCGATGGCGGGACCGAGGGCCTGGGCATTGGCGATGCGGTGCTGCTGGCCGGGCCATCTGAAATCGCGCCGGACGACAGCTGGATCGGCCGGGTGATCGACCCGTTCGGGCAACCGCTGGACGGCCAGCCGCTGTTTCGCGGGCCTGTGGCGCGGCCCCTGCGTGCGCAGGCCCCCCCGGCGGCCAGCCGGCGGGTGCTGGGCGGGCGGCTGGAAACCGGATTGCGGGCGTTCAACACGCTGTTGCCGCTGGTGCGAGGGCAGCGGATCGGGCTGTTTGCCGGGTCAGGGGTGGGCAAATCCAGCCTGCTGGCGAAATTCGCGCAGGGCGTGCAGGCCGATGTCGTGGTCATCGCGCTGATCGGCGAACGCGGACGAGAGTTGCGGGCCTTTACCGAACAGGTGCTGGGGCCGGCCGGCATGGCGCGCAGCATCGTGGTGGCCGCCACATCCGACCAGGCCCCGCTGATCCGGCGGCGCTGTGCCTGGGCCGCGCTGGCGGTGGCCGAACATTTCCGCGATCAGGGCCTGCATGTGCTGCTGCTGGCCGATTCGGTGACCCGCTTTGCCGAGGCGCACCGCGAAATCGCCCTTGCGGCCGGCGAAGGGGCCAGCCTGCGCGGCTATCCCCCATCGGTGTCGCATGCCATCATGTCGCTGGCCGAACGGGCCGGTCCGGGGCCGGAGGGGGCGGGCGACATTACGGCGGTGTTTTCCGTGCTGGTGCCCGGATCGGACATGGATGAACCCGTTGCCGACATTCTGCGCGGCACGCTGGATGGCCATGTCGTGCTGGACCGCAAGATCGCCGAACGTGGCCGCTTTCCGGCGGTGGACCTGCTGCGATCGGTCTCGCGCAGCCTGCCCGATGCGGCCAGCCCCGAGGAAAACGCCCTGATCACCCGCGCGCGCCAGCTGCTGGGCGCCTGGGACCGGGCCGAGATGATGGTGCAAGCCGGCCTTTATGCCGCTGGCAGCGACCCGCTGGTCGATGCCGCGATCAAGGCCTGGCCCGGTCTGGACGCCTTTCTGTCGAAAGACGAGCCAGAGGATACGCGCGCCAGCTTTCGCCAGCTGGCCGCCTGCCTGCCGCGCGGGGGTTAG
- a CDS encoding FlgB family protein, whose translation MFTNKVEVLTMARAMAAHAAARQGVIAANVANADTPGYRARDLASFADVWAGPGTALRVTRAGHLGGVGQAGVPQLPDRLHASPNGNAVSLEAEMVKGAETRQAHDMALAIYRSLSGNIRATLGRR comes from the coding sequence ATGTTCACCAACAAGGTCGAAGTGCTGACGATGGCGCGGGCGATGGCCGCCCATGCCGCGGCCCGGCAGGGCGTGATCGCCGCCAATGTCGCCAATGCCGATACGCCGGGCTACCGCGCCCGGGATCTGGCCAGTTTCGCCGATGTCTGGGCCGGGCCGGGCACCGCCTTGCGGGTCACGCGCGCAGGCCATCTGGGCGGGGTCGGGCAGGCCGGCGTGCCGCAGCTGCCCGACCGCCTGCATGCCAGCCCCAATGGCAACGCCGTCTCGCTGGAGGCCGAGATGGTCAAGGGGGCCGAGACGCGGCAGGCGCATGACATGGCGTTGGCGATCTACCGCAGCCTTTCGGGGAACATTCGCGCAACCCTGGGACGGAGGTAA
- the flgC gene encoding flagellar basal body rod protein FlgC has product MADLLNSLSLSASGMEAQARRLRHTTENIANADTPGYRRKTTDFRTALDGTVVPGPVRLDPSDLERIHDPGHPLADATGHHDGSNVDMVVEIADAREAQRSYEANLRMFDQTRQMTQGLIDLLRR; this is encoded by the coding sequence ATGGCCGATCTGTTGAACAGCTTGTCGCTGTCTGCCTCGGGGATGGAGGCGCAGGCAAGGCGCCTGCGGCACACGACCGAAAACATCGCCAATGCCGATACCCCCGGCTACCGCCGCAAGACCACCGATTTCCGCACCGCGCTGGATGGCACCGTGGTGCCCGGGCCGGTGCGGCTTGACCCGTCGGATCTCGAACGGATCCACGACCCCGGCCATCCCCTGGCCGATGCAACCGGCCACCATGACGGATCGAACGTCGACATGGTGGTCGAAATCGCCGACGCGCGCGAAGCGCAGCGATCGTACGAGGCGAACCTCAGGATGTTCGATCAGACCCGGCAGATGACGCAGGGCCTGATCGACCTTCTGCGCCGTTGA
- the fliE gene encoding flagellar hook-basal body complex protein FliE codes for MDITSGLAASAYARARPATQPEPGTASLAGLAQEFTDVLNAGEETAKATMTGRADPHALVQALSATELAVETAVTLRDKVVEAYQEILRMPV; via the coding sequence ATGGATATCACCTCGGGCCTTGCCGCCAGCGCCTATGCCCGCGCCCGGCCGGCCACCCAACCCGAACCCGGGACGGCCAGCCTGGCCGGCCTTGCGCAGGAATTCACCGATGTGCTGAACGCGGGCGAGGAAACCGCCAAGGCCACGATGACCGGCCGGGCCGATCCGCATGCCCTGGTGCAGGCGTTGTCGGCCACCGAACTGGCCGTCGAAACCGCCGTGACGCTGCGCGACAAGGTGGTCGAGGCCTATCAGGAAATCCTGCGGATGCCGGTCTGA
- a CDS encoding flagellar biosynthetic protein FliQ — translation MLSEAVIYDVLRQALWAAVAMSAPLLVVALVAGLVIGLFQALTSVQEMTLTFVPKVGAMLVVFWASMSFMTATLTDFFTNRIIPLIAGG, via the coding sequence ATGCTGTCCGAGGCGGTCATCTACGATGTCCTGCGCCAGGCGCTGTGGGCCGCCGTCGCCATGTCGGCCCCGCTGCTGGTGGTGGCGCTGGTTGCGGGGCTGGTCATCGGCCTGTTCCAGGCCCTGACCTCGGTCCAGGAAATGACGCTGACTTTCGTGCCCAAGGTGGGGGCGATGCTGGTGGTCTTCTGGGCCTCGATGAGCTTCATGACCGCCACCCTGACCGATTTCTTTACCAACCGCATCATTCCCCTGATTGCCGGAGGCTGA
- a CDS encoding flagellar hook-basal body complex protein, with the protein MDNAIYAALTRQSGLMREMQVVANNLANMATTGFRREGVVFSEYVKSLDGAPSLSMARASARAIDLSPGDLTQTGGTYDFAIQGEGFFLIETPEGERLSRAGHFTPGPEGELLNPDGFRLLDQGGAPVVVPPGTRSVMLARDGTLSADGLPVARIGLWQPADPTSLRHVAGTLFSADAPEPMEDGGTILQGHLEGANTDPITEVARMIEVQRAYEMGQQLLDREDQRIRNVLQTLGR; encoded by the coding sequence ATGGACAATGCGATCTACGCCGCCCTGACCCGCCAGTCGGGCCTGATGCGCGAAATGCAGGTGGTGGCGAACAACCTGGCCAACATGGCGACCACCGGCTTTCGCCGCGAAGGTGTGGTGTTTTCGGAATATGTCAAATCGCTGGACGGGGCGCCGTCGCTGTCGATGGCGCGCGCCTCGGCCCGGGCGATCGACCTGTCGCCGGGCGATCTGACGCAAACGGGCGGCACCTATGATTTTGCCATCCAGGGCGAGGGATTCTTTCTGATCGAGACGCCCGAGGGCGAGCGGTTGTCGCGTGCCGGGCATTTCACCCCGGGGCCGGAAGGCGAGCTGTTGAACCCCGATGGTTTCCGCCTGCTGGATCAGGGCGGGGCGCCGGTGGTGGTGCCGCCGGGGACGCGCAGCGTGATGCTGGCGCGCGATGGCACGCTGTCGGCCGATGGCCTGCCGGTGGCGCGCATCGGCCTGTGGCAACCGGCCGACCCCACCAGCCTGCGCCATGTCGCCGGCACCCTGTTCAGCGCCGATGCCCCCGAACCGATGGAAGACGGCGGGACCATCCTGCAAGGCCATCTGGAAGGCGCCAACACCGACCCGATCACCGAAGTTGCCCGCATGATCGAGGTGCAGCGCGCGTATGAGATGGGCCAACAGCTGCTCGACCGCGAGGATCAGCGGATTCGCAATGTTCTTCAGACCCTTGGCCGATAG
- the flgG gene encoding flagellar basal-body rod protein FlgG translates to MKALQIAASGMAAQQMRVDVVSHNLANMSTTGYNARRAEFADLHYVQAARPGTVSAENGTLLPTGIQLGMGVRATSVAQILEQGTLTATGGDLDIAIEGRGWLEVTLPSGLAAYTRDGGLKRSADGQIVTSDGHAVAPGITIPPDARSLSINAAGEVWAYFSDRVAPEQLGQFNLVGFTNERGLEAMGSNLYLETAASGPPEAATPGEDGLGTLRQGYLEESSVDAVREVTELIKAQRGYELNAKVITAADQMLGATTQVR, encoded by the coding sequence ATGAAGGCACTTCAGATCGCCGCCAGCGGCATGGCGGCCCAGCAGATGCGGGTGGATGTGGTGTCCCACAATCTCGCCAACATGTCGACCACCGGCTACAATGCCCGGCGCGCGGAATTCGCCGATCTGCATTATGTGCAGGCCGCGCGGCCCGGCACGGTCTCTGCGGAAAATGGCACCCTGCTGCCCACCGGCATCCAGCTGGGCATGGGGGTGCGGGCCACCTCGGTCGCGCAGATCCTGGAACAGGGCACGCTGACCGCGACGGGCGGCGATCTCGACATCGCCATCGAAGGGCGCGGCTGGCTGGAGGTGACCTTGCCCTCGGGCCTTGCCGCCTATACCCGCGATGGCGGGCTGAAACGGTCTGCCGACGGGCAGATTGTCACCTCGGACGGGCATGCGGTGGCGCCAGGCATCACCATTCCGCCCGATGCCCGCAGCCTGTCGATCAACGCCGCCGGCGAGGTCTGGGCCTATTTTTCCGATCGTGTTGCCCCCGAACAGCTGGGCCAGTTCAACCTGGTGGGCTTTACCAACGAACGCGGCCTCGAGGCGATGGGGTCGAACCTCTATCTGGAAACCGCCGCCTCGGGCCCGCCCGAGGCGGCGACGCCGGGCGAGGATGGCCTGGGAACCCTGCGGCAGGGCTATCTGGAGGAAAGCTCGGTCGATGCGGTGCGCGAGGTGACGGAATTGATCAAGGCGCAGCGCGGCTATGAACTGAATGCCAAGGTGATCACGGCGGCCGACCAGATGCTGGGCGCCACCACGCAGGTGCGTTGA
- the flgA gene encoding flagellar basal body P-ring formation chaperone FlgA — MRWLLLVLAAAPAQAETLVAARTVRAQTVLSAADLGLIRDTLPGMLADPAEAIGQEARITLYAGRPIRPTDIGPPAIVDRNQIVPLAYQAGPLSIVTEGRALMRGGVGDTIRVMNLASRSTISGRIMADGTVTVAP; from the coding sequence ATGCGCTGGTTGCTGCTGGTGCTGGCCGCCGCCCCGGCCCAGGCCGAAACCCTGGTCGCCGCCCGTACCGTGCGCGCGCAGACCGTGCTGTCGGCCGCGGATCTGGGCCTGATCCGCGATACGCTGCCCGGCATGCTGGCCGATCCGGCCGAGGCCATCGGGCAAGAGGCACGGATCACCCTGTATGCCGGGCGGCCGATCCGCCCCACCGACATTGGCCCCCCCGCGATTGTCGACCGCAACCAGATCGTGCCGCTGGCCTATCAGGCCGGCCCGCTGTCCATCGTGACCGAGGGGCGCGCCCTGATGCGGGGCGGGGTGGGCGACACGATCCGCGTGATGAACCTTGCCTCGCGGTCCACCATCAGCGGCCGGATCATGGCCGATGGCACCGTGACCGTCGCCCCCTGA
- the flgH gene encoding flagellar basal body L-ring protein FlgH — MRATLFLLILATGCGRLHEVGRAPGFSPLEGSTQHYAMYAAPFPENADTAGPSDAASLWTSTRASLFGDRRAARRGDILTVVIEIDDEAEISNATDRSRSSDSSMGIPQLFGIPQRLDRKLPEGASMEDAVRTQSASTFAGDGSVARREKLALRVAATVVEELPNGVLRIEGQQEVRVNFELRELVVAGYVRPGDISRQNEITYDKIAGARISYGGRGQISDVQQPRWGQQIADHVLPF, encoded by the coding sequence ATGCGCGCAACCCTGTTCCTGCTGATCCTGGCCACCGGCTGCGGCCGCCTGCACGAGGTGGGCCGCGCGCCCGGCTTCAGCCCGCTGGAGGGCAGCACCCAGCATTATGCCATGTACGCGGCCCCCTTTCCCGAAAACGCCGATACCGCGGGCCCGTCGGATGCCGCCTCGCTCTGGACCTCGACCCGCGCCTCGCTGTTCGGCGACCGGCGCGCCGCCCGGCGCGGCGATATCCTGACCGTGGTGATCGAGATCGACGACGAGGCGGAAATTTCCAATGCCACCGACCGTTCGCGCAGCAGCGACAGTTCCATGGGCATCCCGCAGCTGTTCGGTATTCCCCAGCGGCTGGACCGCAAGCTGCCCGAAGGCGCCAGCATGGAGGACGCGGTGCGCACGCAAAGCGCCTCGACCTTTGCGGGCGACGGTTCGGTTGCGCGGCGCGAAAAGCTGGCGCTGCGGGTGGCGGCGACCGTGGTCGAGGAACTGCCGAATGGCGTGCTGCGCATCGAAGGGCAGCAGGAGGTGCGGGTGAACTTCGAACTGCGCGAGCTGGTGGTGGCCGGCTATGTCCGGCCTGGCGACATCTCGCGCCAGAACGAGATCACCTATGACAAGATCGCCGGCGCACGGATTTCCTATGGCGGGCGTGGACAGATCAGCGATGTGCAGCAGCCGCGCTGGGGCCAGCAGATTGCCGACCATGTGCTGCCGTTCTGA
- a CDS encoding flagellar basal body-associated FliL family protein yields the protein MIRKLLPVVLVLVGGAAGGAAGLMMRPAPDPVPAAAAPPVPAVPPEYVKLPSQFVVPVMEGGRVGSLVVLTLSLEVPAGGTDAVFAREPKLRDEFLRVLFDHANAGGFRGTFTEGGTLIALRRALLEAARKVMGAEGVGDVLITDIVRQDS from the coding sequence ATGATCCGCAAGCTGTTGCCCGTGGTTCTGGTGCTGGTCGGCGGGGCGGCCGGCGGGGCCGCGGGGCTGATGATGCGCCCCGCGCCTGACCCGGTGCCTGCGGCCGCCGCACCGCCCGTCCCGGCGGTTCCGCCCGAATATGTCAAGCTTCCCAGCCAGTTCGTCGTTCCGGTGATGGAGGGGGGGCGCGTCGGCTCGCTGGTTGTCCTGACCCTCAGCCTTGAGGTGCCGGCCGGCGGAACCGATGCGGTTTTCGCGCGCGAGCCCAAGTTGCGCGACGAATTCCTGCGCGTGCTGTTCGATCATGCCAATGCCGGCGGCTTTCGCGGCACCTTTACCGAAGGCGGCACGCTGATCGCGCTGCGCCGCGCGCTGCTGGAGGCGGCGCGCAAGGTCATGGGGGCCGAGGGTGTGGGCGATGTTCTGATCACCGATATCGTGCGGCAGGACAGCTAG